One genomic segment of uncultured Fretibacterium sp. includes these proteins:
- a CDS encoding amidohydrolase family protein has translation MTKTAFVGALLIDGTGAEPVKDSLVLVNDRKIEYAGPRKDFGGDYKKVDVSGKTLIPGLVDSHLHFSGNLTDDDSDWVLENVVQKTVVAVQQAHECLERGLTTVGEISRSGLQIRDMIEAGVMTGPRVVGTGLGFCRTCGHGDSHKLPAYYNNESHPWAERVDGPWDLRKAVRRRLRDNPDAIKIWSTGGGIWRWDQKLDQHYTLEEIQAVVDECAMVHIPVWSHAEGYGGALDSAKAGVHLIIHGQTLNDECLDIMAKKGIYFCPTIQFLNEWFKTYAPPYIPEVHDKYEGATVAEKELNRVYANLRKAKEKGIGLTIGSDSFCSSLTPYGITALGEMYSFVEKAGISEMDTLMAATKIGAEMLKVGDVTGTVEAGKFADLLVLSGNPLEDIRNVAVEKMEVIMKEGMFVKGGKD, from the coding sequence GTGACAAAGACGGCGTTTGTAGGGGCGTTGCTGATCGACGGTACGGGAGCCGAGCCTGTAAAGGATTCTCTGGTATTGGTGAATGATCGCAAGATCGAGTACGCGGGCCCCCGGAAGGATTTCGGGGGGGACTATAAGAAGGTCGATGTGTCCGGAAAGACGCTCATCCCCGGGCTGGTGGACAGCCATCTGCACTTCTCCGGGAACCTCACCGACGACGACAGCGATTGGGTGCTGGAGAACGTAGTCCAGAAGACGGTCGTGGCGGTACAGCAGGCGCACGAGTGCCTCGAGCGCGGGCTCACCACGGTGGGCGAGATATCCCGGTCGGGGCTGCAGATTCGAGACATGATCGAAGCGGGGGTCATGACGGGGCCCCGTGTGGTCGGCACCGGCCTGGGATTCTGCCGTACCTGCGGCCACGGCGACAGCCACAAGCTGCCGGCTTACTACAACAACGAGTCTCATCCCTGGGCCGAGCGGGTGGACGGTCCCTGGGACCTGCGCAAGGCCGTCCGCAGGCGTCTGCGCGACAATCCGGACGCGATCAAAATCTGGTCCACGGGCGGCGGCATCTGGCGCTGGGACCAGAAGCTGGACCAGCACTACACGCTTGAGGAGATTCAGGCGGTCGTGGACGAGTGCGCCATGGTACACATCCCGGTGTGGTCTCACGCCGAGGGGTACGGCGGCGCGCTGGACTCCGCCAAGGCGGGAGTGCACCTGATCATTCACGGCCAGACGCTGAACGACGAATGCCTGGATATCATGGCGAAGAAGGGCATCTACTTCTGCCCCACGATCCAGTTCCTGAACGAGTGGTTCAAGACCTACGCTCCGCCCTATATCCCCGAGGTTCACGACAAGTACGAGGGCGCCACGGTGGCGGAGAAGGAGCTCAACCGCGTCTATGCGAACCTTCGTAAGGCCAAGGAGAAGGGCATCGGGCTTACGATCGGGTCGGACTCGTTTTGCTCCAGCTTGACCCCTTACGGCATCACGGCGCTGGGGGAGATGTATTCCTTCGTCGAAAAGGCGGGAATCTCCGAGATGGACACCCTGATGGCCGCCACCAAGATCGGGGCCGAGATGCTGAAGGTCGGGGACGTCACCGGGACGGTGGAAGCCGGCAAGTTCGCCGATCTGTTGGTGCTCTCCGGGAACCCGCTGGAGGACATCCGCAACGTGGCGGTGGAGAAGATGGAGGTCATCATGAAGGAGGGGATGTTCGTCAAGGGCGGAAAAGACTAG
- a CDS encoding APC family permease, with protein sequence MSQVEHGSGMKKTLTNWNFFTIGFGAIIGTGWVLLVGDWMVIGGGPVAAMIAFAIGAVFLLPIGAVFGELTAAIPISGGIVEYVDRTFGPTMSHITGWFLALGNGILCPWEAIAISTLVSDMFGDFFPILRSVKLYTILGADVYLFPTLIALLFAAYVVTMNLRGASSAARLQAFLAKALLCGMLLAMGISFVKGGPSNILPIFSQVQGAMTRTRVADLWSGVLAVLVMTPFFYAGFDTVPQQAEEAAEGLDWNKFGKVISMALLASGVFYMVCIYSFGTIVPWTEFVKSPVPALSCLRNINLWLYVAMLCIGTLGPMGPMNSFFGATTRIMLAMGRKGQLPASFAKLDPRSGTPRTACVLMAAFTLIGPFFGKKLLVPLTNVSALSFIFACMMVSLACLRMRFSEPDLPRPYKVPGGRLGILAACVAGGIIVLLMVVPYSPAALNAVEWGIVAGWVLLGLLLRLLSGRRVVAD encoded by the coding sequence ATGTCACAGGTGGAACATGGGTCGGGGATGAAGAAAACCCTGACCAATTGGAACTTCTTCACCATCGGATTCGGGGCCATCATCGGGACGGGATGGGTGCTCCTGGTGGGGGACTGGATGGTCATTGGCGGGGGGCCGGTCGCCGCCATGATCGCCTTCGCCATTGGAGCGGTGTTCCTGTTACCGATTGGCGCGGTCTTCGGGGAGCTGACGGCGGCCATCCCGATCTCCGGGGGCATCGTCGAGTACGTGGACCGCACCTTCGGGCCCACGATGTCCCACATCACCGGCTGGTTCCTCGCCCTGGGCAACGGGATTCTGTGTCCATGGGAGGCCATCGCCATCTCCACCCTGGTCTCGGACATGTTCGGGGACTTCTTCCCCATCCTGAGGTCCGTCAAGCTCTACACGATCCTCGGGGCGGACGTCTACCTCTTCCCGACGCTCATCGCCCTGCTGTTTGCCGCTTATGTGGTGACGATGAACCTCAGAGGGGCGTCCTCGGCCGCTCGGCTCCAGGCGTTTTTGGCCAAGGCACTGCTCTGCGGCATGCTGCTCGCGATGGGCATATCCTTCGTCAAGGGCGGGCCGTCGAATATCCTGCCGATCTTCTCCCAGGTCCAGGGCGCGATGACCCGGACGCGCGTGGCGGACCTCTGGTCGGGGGTCCTGGCCGTCCTCGTCATGACCCCGTTCTTCTACGCCGGGTTCGACACCGTTCCCCAACAGGCCGAGGAGGCCGCCGAGGGGCTGGACTGGAACAAGTTCGGCAAGGTCATCAGCATGGCCCTGCTCGCGTCCGGGGTGTTCTACATGGTCTGCATCTACTCGTTCGGTACGATCGTCCCCTGGACCGAGTTCGTGAAGAGTCCCGTTCCGGCGCTCTCGTGCCTGCGCAACATCAACCTGTGGCTCTACGTTGCCATGCTCTGCATCGGCACCCTGGGCCCCATGGGGCCGATGAACTCCTTCTTCGGTGCCACGACGCGCATCATGCTGGCCATGGGGCGCAAGGGGCAGCTTCCGGCCTCCTTCGCGAAACTGGATCCGAGGTCGGGGACGCCCAGGACGGCCTGCGTGCTGATGGCGGCCTTCACGCTCATTGGGCCCTTCTTCGGCAAGAAACTGCTGGTCCCGCTGACGAACGTCTCCGCGCTCTCCTTCATCTTCGCCTGCATGATGGTCAGCCTGGCCTGCCTCAGGATGCGCTTCAGCGAGCCCGACCTCCCCAGGCCCTACAAGGTGCCGGGCGGCAGGCTGGGGATCCTGGCGGCCTGCGTTGCCGGCGGTATCATCGTCCTTCTGATGGTGGTCCCGTACAGCCCTGCGGCGCTGAATGCCGTGGAGTGGGGAATCGTCGCTGGCTGGGTCCTCCTGGGGTTGCTGCTCAGGCTTCTGTCCGGCCGCAGAGTGGTTGCAGATTGA
- a CDS encoding LytTR family DNA-binding domain-containing protein, with amino-acid sequence MNYVALCDDNSCDLELLGSYLRELQDGSNVGIVPFSCGHKLLQAYRGGERFHLVILDMRMEKLNGLDTAREIRKLDSDVPLLFVTGTAEYALEGYTVQASRYLLKPVDKQVFLHNVSHLLQPRETPSRYLSFTCSSGLMKVPNDSILYLESFKRTVVLHTPKEEHSFTGRIGEIAEKLERHGFVRVHKSYVANLSHVECIYKETVRLDNGHSIPLGRHYGKTVQAAVLHHGLANL; translated from the coding sequence GTGAATTACGTAGCGCTCTGTGACGACAACTCCTGTGATCTGGAACTGCTCGGAAGCTATCTGAGGGAACTGCAAGACGGAAGCAATGTGGGGATTGTGCCTTTTTCCTGTGGACACAAACTTCTTCAGGCCTATAGGGGCGGTGAGCGATTTCACCTCGTCATTCTGGACATGCGCATGGAAAAACTCAATGGTCTGGACACGGCGCGCGAGATCCGAAAGCTGGACTCCGACGTGCCCCTGCTCTTCGTCACGGGGACGGCCGAGTACGCTCTGGAGGGATATACGGTTCAGGCCTCTCGTTATCTGCTCAAACCCGTGGACAAACAGGTTTTCCTTCACAACGTCAGCCACCTGCTCCAGCCCAGGGAAACCCCGTCCCGCTATCTCTCGTTCACGTGCAGTTCCGGTCTCATGAAGGTACCCAACGACTCCATCCTCTACCTCGAGTCCTTCAAACGGACGGTGGTGCTGCACACGCCGAAGGAGGAGCACAGTTTCACCGGACGCATCGGAGAAATAGCGGAAAAGCTGGAAAGACACGGGTTTGTACGCGTCCACAAAAGCTATGTGGCCAACCTGAGCCACGTCGAATGCATCTACAAGGAGACCGTCCGTCTGGACAATGGCCACTCGATCCCTCTGGGGCGGCATTACGGAAAGACCGTGCAGGCGGCGGTGCTGCATCATGGATTGGCCAACCTCTGA
- a CDS encoding GHKL domain-containing protein — translation MQDLIAYVVLSAAETYVFHMFFKALLRRNERHDAIYAGGLVVYYVFQFVSYALQSPLFSMAPLYMAFALLTVFHFYYGSDQVRGAVAFAFVLLNYVCKVLAVALTSALSQRYLPDIPFRLVMGHFDQILSCCFVAAASFVITQLRTIKNRRINWLSNSIFCIVTVANSLLVLWLFWNHGAAVDNLHIYVEAALLLLCTTLFLFFFIDKAQQSNTHYYRTEMLHQQLEMQSRYYEQMETHQREIQAIRHDIQNHMLYIKSMIERGDNGAALEYAEKLHARIVSARHHKFCRNSVADILLNAKCAEISADGIVLSAHVDLPASLPMDNLDLCILLGNLLDNAIEACRRIEGADTSRTISVRGGLKGTNLILSISNSYNGVLRQNGGRYESLKKNRRVSGLGLFNVRDVVERHHGTMDIQHDENTFSISILLRLGESA, via the coding sequence TTGCAGGACCTGATCGCATATGTAGTGCTCTCCGCGGCGGAGACGTACGTCTTCCACATGTTCTTCAAGGCGCTTCTGCGCCGCAACGAACGTCACGATGCAATCTATGCCGGAGGGCTGGTCGTCTACTACGTGTTCCAGTTCGTGTCCTACGCTCTCCAGAGTCCGCTGTTCTCGATGGCCCCCCTATACATGGCGTTCGCCCTGCTCACCGTTTTCCATTTCTACTATGGGAGCGACCAGGTCCGGGGGGCTGTAGCCTTCGCCTTCGTGCTCCTCAACTACGTCTGCAAGGTGCTGGCGGTAGCGCTCACCTCGGCCCTCTCGCAGCGTTACCTGCCGGACATCCCGTTCCGCCTGGTCATGGGACACTTCGACCAGATTCTGTCCTGCTGTTTCGTGGCGGCCGCATCCTTCGTCATCACCCAGCTGCGGACCATCAAAAACCGTCGGATCAACTGGCTGAGCAACTCGATTTTCTGTATCGTAACGGTCGCGAACAGCCTTCTGGTGCTCTGGCTCTTCTGGAACCACGGAGCGGCCGTCGACAACCTCCACATTTACGTCGAGGCCGCTTTGCTGCTGCTCTGCACCACGCTCTTTCTCTTCTTCTTCATTGACAAGGCGCAGCAAAGCAACACGCATTACTACCGAACCGAGATGCTCCACCAGCAACTCGAAATGCAGTCCCGCTACTACGAGCAGATGGAGACGCACCAAAGAGAGATCCAGGCCATCCGGCACGACATCCAGAACCATATGCTGTACATCAAGTCCATGATCGAGAGGGGCGACAACGGGGCCGCCCTCGAGTACGCGGAGAAACTCCATGCCCGGATCGTCTCCGCCCGGCATCACAAGTTCTGCAGGAACAGCGTGGCGGATATTCTCCTCAATGCCAAGTGCGCCGAGATCAGTGCGGATGGAATCGTCCTGAGCGCCCATGTCGACCTGCCCGCCTCCCTTCCCATGGACAACCTGGACCTCTGCATCCTCCTAGGCAATCTTCTGGACAATGCAATCGAGGCCTGCAGGCGGATCGAGGGCGCGGACACATCACGCACGATCTCGGTACGCGGCGGACTCAAGGGGACCAACCTGATCCTCTCCATCAGCAACAGCTATAACGGAGTACTGCGACAGAACGGAGGACGGTACGAATCCCTCAAAAAGAACCGCAGGGTCAGCGGCCTGGGACTCTTCAACGTCAGGGACGTGGTCGAACGCCATCACGGGACCATGGATATCCAACACGACGAGAACACATTTTCCATTTCCATCTTGCTGCGCCTGGGAGAATCCGCCTGA
- a CDS encoding Na+/H+ antiporter subunit E yields MAPVYFILWLTINGRVTAETVTLGILVSAALHLFSRRVLFVRPVSPASMLRLLPWGLLYLALLFIEIVKANLQVIRLVLSPVIEVEPCLIRFRTDLGSEAARVVLANSITLTPGTLTVSLEGNDLLIHALDRNMARGVDESVFVRQLRRMEETTGTKRKKIKEAVSDA; encoded by the coding sequence ATGGCTCCAGTTTATTTCATTCTCTGGCTGACGATAAACGGAAGGGTTACGGCGGAGACCGTAACCTTGGGTATTCTCGTCTCCGCGGCGCTTCATCTGTTCTCGCGGAGGGTCCTGTTCGTCCGCCCCGTGTCTCCCGCCTCGATGCTGCGCCTCCTGCCCTGGGGATTGCTCTATCTCGCCCTCCTCTTCATCGAGATCGTAAAGGCCAACCTGCAGGTCATCCGGCTGGTCCTCTCCCCCGTCATCGAGGTGGAGCCCTGCCTGATCCGCTTTCGCACCGACCTCGGGTCCGAGGCCGCCCGGGTGGTGTTGGCCAATTCCATCACCCTGACCCCCGGCACCCTCACCGTCTCCCTCGAGGGAAACGACCTCCTGATTCACGCTCTGGACCGCAATATGGCCCGGGGGGTGGACGAGTCCGTCTTCGTCCGGCAGCTGCGACGCATGGAGGAAACGACCGGAACGAAGAGGAAAAAGATAAAGGAGGCCGTTTCCGATGCCTGA
- a CDS encoding monovalent cation/H+ antiporter complex subunit F produces the protein MPDAAALQGALLLGGAVFLSVTVFFCLLRAALGPRFTDRIIAVNIVSTKVIVLISMLSFHIGEQYLVDICLIYAIISFLSVVVLARAVLGRQDRTEKPEKGRAPS, from the coding sequence ATGCCTGACGCCGCAGCGCTTCAAGGTGCGCTCCTGCTCGGGGGCGCGGTCTTTTTGTCCGTCACCGTCTTTTTCTGCCTGCTGCGGGCCGCACTGGGGCCCCGGTTCACCGACCGCATCATCGCCGTCAACATCGTGAGCACCAAGGTCATCGTTTTGATCTCCATGCTGTCGTTTCACATCGGGGAACAATATCTCGTGGACATCTGCCTCATCTACGCCATCATCAGTTTTTTGTCCGTCGTGGTCTTGGCCCGGGCAGTCCTCGGCCGGCAGGACCGAACGGAAAAGCCTGAAAAAGGGAGGGCGCCCTCATGA
- a CDS encoding monovalent cation/H(+) antiporter subunit G — translation MIRLAIAAALILCGLFVLGVATLGIFRFNTVLNRIHVAAKCDTLGAVLVLSGLVVLSGLNAFSLKLGLVVTFLWLANPVASHLVARAEVATNSHIAETCDILDIDDLDDIGGPVRPTTPCVASSPRQNAEKGGTESWTQS, via the coding sequence ATGATACGCCTCGCCATCGCCGCCGCCCTGATCCTGTGCGGCCTGTTCGTTCTGGGCGTCGCGACGCTCGGCATATTCCGATTCAATACGGTACTGAACCGCATTCACGTGGCCGCCAAGTGCGACACACTGGGGGCCGTGCTGGTGCTGTCCGGCCTGGTCGTCCTCAGTGGGCTGAACGCGTTCTCGCTCAAACTGGGGCTCGTCGTCACCTTCCTGTGGTTGGCCAACCCCGTGGCAAGCCATCTCGTAGCCCGGGCCGAGGTAGCCACGAACTCACATATCGCCGAGACCTGCGACATCCTGGATATTGACGACCTCGACGATATCGGAGGCCCCGTCCGTCCAACGACCCCCTGCGTGGCCTCCTCCCCACGCCAAAACGCCGAAAAGGGAGGGACCGAATCATGGACACAATCATGA
- a CDS encoding hydrogenase subunit MbhD domain-containing protein, with translation MDTIMNMKGMAELLEWLLLIFLVVCSIAVSVSRNLLNAVIIFMAYSLVMAVLWVLLQAPDLAVTEAAVGAGVTSVLFFLTLERLGILGKKRPPEEKASTEDTSMKSTSTKSASMEEARSDE, from the coding sequence ATGGACACAATCATGAACATGAAGGGCATGGCGGAGCTGCTCGAATGGCTGTTGCTGATCTTTCTGGTCGTCTGTTCCATTGCCGTTTCGGTCTCGCGCAACCTGCTGAACGCCGTCATCATCTTCATGGCCTACAGCCTGGTCATGGCGGTGCTGTGGGTCCTTCTGCAGGCGCCGGACCTCGCGGTCACCGAGGCCGCAGTCGGGGCCGGGGTCACGAGCGTGCTGTTCTTCCTGACCCTGGAGCGCCTGGGCATCCTGGGCAAAAAACGGCCGCCCGAGGAGAAAGCTTCGACGGAGGACACTTCGATGAAAAGCACTTCGACGAAGAGTGCTTCGATGGAGGAGGCACGCTCCGATGAATGA
- the mbhE gene encoding hydrogen gas-evolving membrane-bound hydrogenase subunit E translates to MNDTLKAFWRRFLDWVEGNGPHPKDEVMIPEPPPRLPFSETAPARTLRHCERSIRERYDEWMECRGPQLFSRFYSGMSVLTCIVLVGLLLLTVSELPRFGDPANPANNVVAQRYVERGLEETGATNIVAGMILDYRAFDTFGESAVLFTAAIGVIMLLSASGQKNTARAAGKRRHGRYGDDAILRGVSALAIPVILLLGAAIVVNGHLSPGGGFSGGAVLSTALILYANAWGFERVRRVFSIRTFTLSSCGSLIVYALAKGYAFFTGANHLESGIPTGEPGAILSGGLILPLNICVGIIVAGTLYGFYALFGEGEI, encoded by the coding sequence ATGAATGACACGCTGAAGGCATTCTGGAGGCGCTTTCTCGACTGGGTTGAAGGAAACGGACCGCACCCGAAGGACGAGGTCATGATTCCCGAGCCCCCCCCCAGGCTTCCATTCTCCGAGACGGCCCCCGCACGCACCCTCAGGCACTGCGAGAGGAGCATCCGGGAGCGCTACGACGAGTGGATGGAATGCCGCGGTCCGCAACTGTTCTCGCGTTTCTACTCGGGCATGAGCGTCCTTACCTGCATCGTTCTCGTCGGGCTGCTCCTGCTCACCGTCTCCGAGCTGCCGAGGTTCGGCGACCCCGCCAACCCCGCCAATAATGTCGTGGCCCAACGCTACGTGGAGCGCGGCCTCGAGGAGACCGGCGCCACGAACATCGTCGCCGGCATGATCCTCGACTACCGGGCCTTCGACACGTTCGGGGAGTCGGCGGTGCTCTTCACGGCCGCCATCGGCGTCATCATGCTGCTCTCGGCCTCCGGGCAAAAAAACACGGCAAGGGCGGCCGGAAAGCGCCGCCATGGGAGGTATGGGGACGACGCCATCCTGCGCGGAGTCTCCGCTCTGGCGATACCCGTCATCCTTCTCCTGGGGGCTGCGATCGTCGTGAACGGCCATCTCTCGCCCGGCGGGGGGTTTTCGGGCGGCGCAGTCCTGAGCACCGCACTGATCCTGTACGCGAACGCGTGGGGATTCGAGCGGGTTCGGCGTGTCTTCTCGATTCGGACGTTCACCCTCTCCAGCTGCGGCTCTCTCATCGTCTACGCGCTGGCGAAGGGATACGCCTTCTTCACCGGGGCCAACCATCTGGAGTCGGGAATCCCCACGGGCGAGCCCGGGGCCATCCTGAGCGGAGGGCTGATCCTGCCCCTCAACATCTGCGTGGGAATCATCGTCGCGGGAACGCTCTACGGGTTCTACGCGCTCTTCGGCGAGGGGGAGATCTAG
- a CDS encoding cation:proton antiporter subunit C, which yields MLTEGLFVNHYEAVAVILSGIGLTNLLLQRNMIKKIIGLNIMDTAVYLFLAAKGYVAGRAAPIIQITQDGIPAAGAYVNPIPAGLVLTGIVVSVSVTAFALSLTLRLYEAYGTLDIDEVIERMRARRAREEVEP from the coding sequence ATGCTGACGGAGGGATTGTTCGTCAACCATTACGAGGCTGTCGCCGTGATCCTCTCGGGCATAGGGCTGACCAACCTGCTGCTCCAGAGAAACATGATCAAGAAGATCATCGGCCTGAACATCATGGACACGGCGGTCTACCTTTTTCTCGCCGCCAAGGGATACGTAGCGGGCCGTGCCGCACCGATCATCCAGATTACCCAGGACGGCATTCCGGCGGCCGGGGCCTACGTCAACCCCATCCCCGCCGGACTGGTCCTGACGGGCATCGTCGTCTCCGTGAGCGTCACCGCCTTTGCGCTGTCCCTGACACTGCGCCTGTACGAGGCCTACGGAACCCTGGATATCGACGAGGTGATCGAACGGATGCGGGCACGGCGCGCTCGGGAGGAAGTGGAACCATGA
- a CDS encoding proton-conducting transporter membrane subunit has protein sequence MTEAISPFAYNIPFFSIFLAMLAAIAAPLLPRTSRTAERLTMGVTALVGAMSAYLLANVAGTGESFTFMMGHFPAPWGNELRAGPLEALLALFFCASMFLSLLGNAGSTEEDIPAERRYLFCVMVNLILSSLLALIYTNDIFTAYVFIEINTIAACAVVAAKDCGETIRAALRYLVMSLVGSGLILISICLLYDLTGHLLMQHMHTSIAGMTAAGRHTLPLTVSLILMTTGLAIKSALYPFGSWLPDAHGNATNASSAILSGLVLKGHIFLIIKVFFRVFGTDTVRLLHMDSALLFFGMAGMVMGSLHALRQTSLKRMIAWSSIAQVGYIFLGIGLNTAAGIAAGCLHILVHAAVKPMLFTAAGGLIAVSGHKKELQALRGAFYRNRWAGVGLIAGACSMIGIPTFAGFASKLNLAMASFESPAVLQGLAVLALSTLLNALYYIPAAIVILTPQSDAAPSPSAAVEPVPPFYGGAMAAFLALNFLLGLFYDPIMRIIGQGLAVLG, from the coding sequence ATGACGGAGGCCATCAGTCCGTTCGCCTACAACATTCCGTTCTTCAGCATCTTCCTGGCCATGCTTGCAGCGATCGCCGCGCCCCTGCTTCCGCGTACGTCACGTACCGCCGAGCGTCTGACGATGGGAGTCACCGCACTGGTCGGCGCGATGTCCGCGTACCTGCTCGCCAACGTCGCCGGGACGGGGGAGAGCTTCACCTTCATGATGGGGCACTTCCCCGCGCCATGGGGCAACGAGCTGCGCGCCGGGCCCCTGGAGGCGCTTCTGGCGCTTTTCTTCTGCGCCTCCATGTTCCTGTCCCTGCTGGGGAACGCCGGCTCCACCGAGGAGGACATCCCGGCGGAACGCCGGTATCTCTTCTGCGTCATGGTCAACCTGATATTGAGCTCTTTGCTGGCGCTCATCTACACCAACGACATCTTCACGGCCTACGTGTTCATCGAGATCAACACCATCGCCGCCTGCGCCGTCGTCGCGGCGAAGGACTGCGGCGAGACCATCCGGGCCGCATTGCGCTATCTGGTGATGAGCCTGGTCGGCTCCGGCCTGATCCTCATCTCCATATGCCTGCTCTATGACTTGACGGGACACCTGCTGATGCAGCACATGCACACCTCCATCGCGGGGATGACCGCGGCGGGACGTCATACTCTGCCTCTGACCGTCTCCCTGATCCTGATGACGACGGGACTGGCCATCAAGAGCGCGCTTTATCCGTTCGGCTCCTGGCTTCCCGACGCGCACGGAAACGCGACGAACGCGTCGAGCGCCATTCTCTCCGGGCTGGTGCTCAAGGGACACATCTTCCTGATCATCAAGGTCTTCTTCCGGGTATTCGGCACGGACACCGTCCGGCTCCTGCACATGGACAGCGCCCTGCTGTTCTTCGGCATGGCGGGCATGGTCATGGGATCGCTGCACGCACTGCGCCAGACGAGCCTGAAGCGTATGATCGCTTGGTCCTCCATAGCGCAGGTTGGATACATCTTCCTGGGGATAGGGCTGAACACAGCCGCCGGAATCGCCGCGGGCTGTCTGCACATCCTCGTCCATGCGGCGGTCAAACCGATGCTCTTCACCGCTGCAGGAGGTCTGATCGCGGTCTCGGGGCACAAAAAGGAACTCCAGGCCCTGAGGGGCGCGTTCTATCGGAACCGCTGGGCCGGGGTGGGGCTGATCGCCGGGGCCTGTTCGATGATCGGCATTCCGACGTTCGCCGGCTTCGCCTCGAAACTGAACCTGGCCATGGCCTCGTTCGAGAGCCCCGCCGTCCTCCAGGGGCTGGCGGTGCTCGCCCTCAGCACCCTGCTGAACGCGCTCTACTACATCCCTGCGGCAATCGTCATCCTGACGCCCCAGAGCGACGCCGCCCCCTCTCCATCGGCCGCAGTGGAGCCTGTTCCCCCGTTTTACGGTGGGGCAATGGCGGCCTTTCTGGCGTTGAACTTCCTCCTAGGCCTGTTCTACGACCCAATAATGCGAATAATCGGTCAAGGCCTGGCGGTCCTGGGATAA